From one Dermacentor variabilis isolate Ectoservices chromosome 3, ASM5094787v1, whole genome shotgun sequence genomic stretch:
- the LOC142576520 gene encoding uncharacterized protein LOC142576520, with protein sequence MPVLPRSKPTTSPSGAGRAGAAAAAAGAAAAEAAAAAEAAVATPVLSPMSIYSNPLTPGMLPPLSPESDPETDEWHSLSFCRRDIMDTRPGFGLIMKLHPKRQCLHEARDALQDLFILKTKDDAFHITLFQAHIEFTADYDPCSMPNDILILMRNFMMQQCQQTIQRARKQLCDSNRIRVHPDGWIVTPSSLVLMQVWLGLQKSCKQTAVLLISADLHVRVGPTTSRHHGAFTRGI encoded by the exons ATGCCGGTGTTGCCGCGGTCGAAACCGACCACGTCGCCGTCGGGAGCAGGaagagcaggagcagcagcggcagcagcaggagcagcggcagcagaagcagcagcagcggcagaagcaGCAGTAGCAACCCCCGTCCTGTCGCCAATGTCGATCTACTCCAATCCGCTCACGCCGGGGATGTTGCCGCCTCTTTCGCCCGAGTCCGACCCGGAGACGGACGAGTGGCACTCGCTGAGCTTTTGCAGAAGGGACATAATGGACACCAGGCCGGGCTTCGGACTCATCATGAAACTGCACCCAAAGAGGCAGTGCCTACACGAAGCCCGGGACGCGCTGCAAGATCTGTTCATCTTAAAGACCAAGGACGACGCCTTTCACATTACGCTCTTTCAGGCTCACATCGAGTTTACCGCAGATTACGACCCCTGCAGCATGCCCAATGACATCCTCATCCTAATGCGCAACTTTATGATGCAGCAGTGTCAACAGACGATACAAAGGGCGAGAAAGCAGCTGTGCGACAGCAACCGCATCCGCGTTCATCCCGACGGATGGATAGTGACaccaagctcacttgttttaatgcaggtgtggctgggcctgcagaaaagctgtaagcagactgcagtgttgctgatcagtgctgaTCTCCACGTCCGAGTTGGTCCCACAACATCCAGGCACCACGGTGCTTTCACAAG aggCATATGA